ATGCTTGCATGCAAGAAATAATCTCAGGTGTCATCAAAGCAACACCTGCTGGGAATACATCCTTGCCAACTTTGATCTTCTCCCTTGCATTGAACAATCAGTCACGGAAATATGACCTCCCTGATTAGTACTTCCCTGAAGCACAAATCACAACATCACCTGAGAAGGAAGCACAGCAGGTCTGATGCATGGTTTTCATTTTCACACAGGGCCCCTCCTGAGCCACCTCCAGGCTCTCTCAGCTCCCTTCCCTGGTGCCCTGCCACAAGCTGTGGCTGCAGTCACCCCAACCAGCACCAacagccctgtgccaggcactgctccttGCACCGggactggcacagcagcagtctGCAGCCTGCCTCACGGAGGTGCTGCTCACCCACAGCCACCGGGGCTGGGGCACAGCCTCCACCACTGGCCCCAAAAAGCAGCTAGCCTGAGGCAGCAGCCAAGGCCCTATGGGTACAGCTTGGAGGCACTGAGGAAGCAGAGAGGTGGCACTGAGCTTGCTGGAGTAAGTGcccagccagctctgtgccctcggCCTGGCCTGGGCTGCTGTCCTCAGCAACACCTGTCAGCAGAAATACCTGGTGTGGGGCACCAAGGGACCCCAGCAGTGGCACTTGGCATCACCCacctgccagcccagggctgccccagGCACACTCATTGTGCCAGCCCATGGGCACAGGGCACCTCCATCCCCACAGGCTCGCTCAAGGCCCCCAGCGGGCACAGCCTTGCCGGGAGGAGAGGGACAGTGTGGGGGCTTTGGGCTCCCACCTGAGCTCCCCAACAGCTCCCCACAGctttctctgtgcccagctcctccccagccagcaTCAAAGCACAGAagctggcactggggctggctgcagggaggcagagctgagctctgtccctcctcagctccctcctcatCAGACAAACGAACTGGGAGGGGGCTGCAAGTTTGCATTAGAAGCTTCCAGCTGTGAgcagacagagatctgctgctgccaggcagggcacaagtggggcaggagctgggcccaggtccgaggcacagcagcacccccagagctgtgtccaccctcccagccctgctcctgccaagcTTGGTCACCTCTGAGGGTGGCTAGGAGGAGCTGCTACAAGCAgccagctgtggcagtgcccagctgtgccctgtgctggcaggaaAGGACAGCCCCAGGGGCCCTGGGATGATGGCAGAGGTCAGGGAAGCCAGAGTGgagcccagcccaggaggaagGGCCTGGTCCAGGGTGAGCCACAGCCCCATGGTGCCCGAGGGAAGGCCagaagcagaagagcagctctgagagtCAAAGAACCAAACCTTTAGTGCACAGCACAAAGTAGGGAAGcaaagaggggggagagggaaccGAGCCACAGAacgggaggggagagggagggggagagggaacgGAGCCACAGAacgggaggggagagggagggggagagggaaccGAGCCACAGAacgggaggggagagggaaggggaactGAGCCGCcaaggaaagaaacaagaacGGGAGGGGAAGTGACAGAGATGGGAACTGATCCgcaagagaagggggaaaggggacagGGACAGAAAGCAGGACAcaaagcaggggctgagggctgcaggaaggagggGACAAAGATCCCAAAGCATGGGAGAAGTTTGCatcagggcagggaggttgggcaggGGGCCCTGAGTGGTGAAGCCTTCACAGGAAGAGCTTCTCTGGCTGGGGTGcagctgccaagggctgggcacgttctgggctcctcttcctgtgctgctgctcagaggccCTGAAGGAtgctctgtggctgcagagagagcagagaagggcatgaggcagctccagagagcagcagcacacccagGGCCCCTCCTGAGCCACCCCCAGGCACTCTCAGCTCCCTTCCCTGGTGCCCTGCCacaagctgtggctgcagccaccCCAACCAGCACCAAACATCCCcgtgccaggcactgctcctcTCAAGAGGTCtgggcctggcacagcagcagactgcagcctgccccagggcaagGATCACTCCTGGCACAGTGGTTCCCAGGCCAGGCTCACCTGGCACACAGAGGACttggcagctctctgcctgctgccccacagctgGGGGATGCTGCTCCGATGCCCACCCAGAGTGGGGCAAATGGCTCTGTGGGGGGCAAAAAGGCCATTTGGAACCAGacaggctcagggcacagcctgcaggcaaGGTGCAACTGCAGGCCAtgggcactgggcacacagTGGGGCTgacaagcagctgctggcagctctctcacctctcctctgccttctccttctTGTTGCCGCTGAGCAgcatctgcaggagctgctctgccaagctgggctgggagagagcaggcagagggcagggatcagTACAGCAGCCCCAACAGGCACCGAGACAGCCACGGCCTGAGCAGCCACAGGGACACGGCAGGAGGtctcccacagctctgcagggctgctcagctCCTTCATTCTCCCTTCCATGGCAggacctgcagctctccatctccttcttgACTTgttgggagcagagctggatgaTCCCAACTCCACCTGGGCTAGAAGTGCCCCTGggcacacagccccagagctaaCTCCTGCTGtggtgcactgctgctgcctcccactcagctcctgcccagcagcaccccaggtccctctgcaccaggctgctccccagcccgctctgggctgccagctgatCCCACCCCACACTCACCTGGCTTTGTCTCTGCTCTGGTCTTGCTGCCTgatctctgcctgctccccgAGACCTCTCCCTGCACTCCTGCATCCAGCGCTGCAGGCCTGAGAGGACAGCTCCATGTCAGGATTGTCCCTACCCTGACCTCACTTGTGCTggtcccagcttggtgccaacAGCAAGTTCAGGGCTTtgtgctcctgcagagctgctgcgtgcccactgctgccacaaCTGCTGCAGGGCTTCCAGAGccaaccacagctctgctgagcccccccagagcagggccagctggggcaggagctgccgtgaggagcagaggagttTGCTCACTCTTACAGTGCAGTTGCAGCCGCCCAGAACAGTGTCGACCCCCTCGTGGGTGCTGTGCAGGTCGCAGCTCTGGGCTCGGACGTGCCGAGAGTGCCCTCGGAGAAGACAAAAGGGTCAGCCCGGGAGGGAAGCGAACGCGGGCTAAGACCTGGGCCCccccactgcagagcctgcccccacagccctgtcctcaTCGCCGCCGTCCCCGGAGCTGCCCTTAcaccacccagccccagcccagcgccTTCGCAGCCTCCCTAAGGTCCTTACATCACCTTCGGGTCCCCAGAGCCCCACCACAGCCTGacctcccctgcccccagcccacccccagagccccaccacagcctgaccccccctgcccccagctcacCCCCAGAGCCCCACCACAGCCtgaccccccctgcccccaaccCACCCCCAGAGCCCCACCACAGCCTGactccccctgcccccagccccacccccagagcctcaccacagcctgaccccccctgcccccagcccacccccagagccccaccacagcctgaccccccctgcccccagcccacccccagagccccaccacagcctgaccccccctgcccccagcccacccccagagccccaccacagcctgacccccctgcccccagccccaccgcCACAACCCCGCCCTGCAACGCCCCCCAGGACCCTGCCCCACTCCGCCCCGGTcgctccctccctgctcacgGCCACCGCCCCCGGCCACGCCCCCCCGCGCTCATTGGTCCTTGGCCGAGCGCAGCCTCCTCCTATTGGCTCTCCAGCGCCGCCCGCCCCGCGCAGTGCACCACGGGAGCTGTAGTCCCGCCGGGGCCTGGCCCCCAGCGCCGCGCCCCTGCCCCAgcgctgtgcccagggctgcccacacagccccagcggctcctgctctgcccggGGCTGGGCACGCTCTGGGCTCCTCTTCCTGCGCTGCCGCTCAGAGGCCCTGAAGgatgctctggggctgcagagagagcagagaaggacattaggcagctccagagagcagcagcgcACCCAGGGCCCCTCCTGAGCCACCCCCAGGCACTCTCAGCTCCCTTCCCTGGTGCCCTGCCacaagctgtggctgcagccaccCCAACCAGCACCAACAGCCCcgtgccaggcactgctcctcTCAGCGGgactggggctggcacagcagcaggctgcagcctgccccggGGCAAGGATCACTCCTGGCACAGTGGttcccagggcaggctcacctggcacacagaggccttggcagctctctgcctgctgctccacagctggGGGATGCGGCTCCGATGCCCACCCAGGGTGGGGCAAATGGCTCTGTGGGGGGCAAAGAGGCCGTTTGGAACCaggcaggctcagggcacagcctgcaggcaaGGTGCAactgcaggggtgggcactgggcacacagTGGGGCTGACAAGCAGCTGTTGGCAGCTCTCTCACCTCTCctgtgccttctgcttcagGGCAGATGCCCTGCAGACCAAGGGCAGCTTGGGCACACAGGGTGCCTTGGTGGTACCTGCCCGGCCCGAGGGCCTGCACAACAGGAAAAGATGGTTAGTGCCAGGGCTTTAGCCTGGCTGCCCAATGCCATGAGGCTGAGAGGCAACTGGGCCGGGGGCAGACCTTCAGGAGGTGGCACCAGCCTGGGtgcagctgctccctgtctGGCTGGGCCATTCCCTGTACCCAtttcccagctctctgcaggggaggaggtgacctcctgcttcccagccaCCACTCCTGGCTCCAGGAGCCAGCTGGAGGATGCTCCATGGCCAAAGGAGAAAGAGCTTTTCTGGGAGTGCTTTGAGCTCTTTGCAAGCCATGCCCAGgggagctcaggctgctgccaagGGCCTCCTGCccatctctgctctctgctcacagctccgACAATCCACAAAGCAGCCCCCAGCCTTGGAGCTGGGACCCCCAAATGCACAGGGAAGGCCCCAGGGCAGCACTCACTTGGGCACTGAGGGGGCATCCTGCTTGGTCAGGAGGCTCTGGCTGTTGGGGGCCTCCAACACACTGCAGCCCAGGGgctcagggctgctggctgaggctggcacCCTGCAGACCTCATAGGTGACATTGAGGTCGTGGCTCACaatgggagctgcagccctggcacagagagagacagagccaAGAAGCAGTCAGGTGGTGAACTTCAGCCACTGCCACCAAaggcaggctcagcaccactggcatcacctctgagcccctcctcagctgggcagaagctGTGAGGGAGCTCtagggcaggcacaagctgggagATGCCcaggccctgcctgcagcacccgAGCTGGGAGCTCTCCTGGTGCTCACAGGACTCCTAAcagcagccactccctgcctggCATTGCCAGCAGAGGGAATCCCACAGGACTGGACCCCTCGGAGCCAAATCCCATCTGAGGGCAGGCAGTGCCCTGGAAAGCAAAAACCTGCTCCCACCTTCATGCAGCTCATGCCCAAGGAGGCTACTTGCAGGAGAAGGGTGGGAAGACTGTGCAGGAAGTGGCACACAGGGATGGCACAAGGACACTCacccctctggctgctgcttctcttctgccagccatGCCCAGATGAGCTcagccccctgctgcccacccaccGGCCCAGCGCCTCCTGCCCACcctccacacagctgcagtgatcCCCAAAGGCACAGGGAAGGCCCCAGGGCAGCACTCACTTGGGCACTGAGAGGGCATCCTGCTTCTCCAGGGGGCTCTGGCTGTGCTCCCAGGCAGGGGCCTGCAGCACGCTGCAGCCCAAGGGTCCAGGCCTGCTGGCCgaggctggcagcctgcagacCTCATGGGTGACATCGAGGTCAGggccagagggctggggcagggcacagccactctgagctgccagctgggacaGGGGCACACGGCTCTGGGTGActgtcactgggcacaggctggagctgcaggacgAGGctggcagggtgccagggggtgctggggctgcagctggcaggcagaggctgtccaggctctgccctgccctggcagcctctgcttgctgcccacacctgcGCTGCCGTTTCACCCGTGGGGAGAGGCCGCAGGGAGATGCCAGCTGGGAAGAAGTTGGCATCTCAGGGGACCTCTCCCTCTTCTTAATGGGGCTGAGGGCCAGCAGCGTGGCACTGGTGAGCGGAGCCAGGTGCTGCCAGCCGGGCAGGGGAGAGCTGATCACAGGGGcgccaggcacagccacagagctctcagctacaggggcagagaagagaccaaagtcacctccctgcctgcacctgccaggcacccccaagccccaggccgtgcccctctgccccacacCACCCTCAGCTCTTTCCTCTGGAGGCTCCACCAAACCACAGCAAACCCAagggcaacagcaggcacaaacagccctgcccatgccagcctcAAGGCACCATCCTGCTCCCACAGCAAGTGCCCCCTGGCAgcgccagggctgtgcccacaaacagcctctgcagagccacagattTGCTCTCTGGGCCATGCAGTGgcactgaggaggaggaggaagagttcAGCCCTGCTCAGACAAAGGCTGCCAGGGCTCAGGCTACAGCTGGGCTGCTTGGGGCAGATGCACCCCAGAGGAGCACCcaagaagagaaagggaggctCAGAACCCACTGGGTGCCAGGCCAGCAGaaactcctctccctgccctgtgcctacagctgccagctgccctccccagccccccctgctGCATCAGATCCTAGACAGGGGAGAGGGCACAAACCTGGCTCCTGCCCatcacagccctgctggctcctctgggctgggctggccccgctcagctctgcagctgtgcttgcagctgggacctgctcctgccttggagcagcctcctgctgggcCTGGGGCTGCACTTCCTCGGAGGCCACTTCGGGAGCCAGGAAGCTGCCATCCTCGTGCAGGGActgcagctgtggggggcagctCACGGCAGGAGCtacagccctggcacagagacagagacaaggGCCAGTCAGGTGGGGAACTTCAGCCACTGGCACCAAaggcaggctcagcaccactgGCATCACCAAGGTGTCACAGCCAGCTCcacccctcctccctgccagcctcacctgggCAGCTCCGAGGGGCCAGAagagtgggcaggcagcagcactggcacctgGCTCTGGGACCCCCGGGCAGCATCCTCGTAGGCACGGAGCTTGGCCCGCAGCTCCGCCACCTGCGAGCGAGGGTCAGGCGTGGCTCAGCCCAGGCCGTGCCCCAGCAGCTCGGCAGCCTGCGTgccaagcccagcccaggcagagcccagccctgccctgcccagcagctctcacctcGGCTCTCAGCTGCTCGCACAGCTCCGTGTAGCCGCACACGTGGCAGTCCACGCTCAGCAGGTTGCGCTTCAGCTGCGGAGACAgcgagcagcagagctgagagcagccccggggcagctgctgcccctccgcCCGGcccgcagcagggcagctccatgCCCCCTGCCGGCTCCCGTGCCCcaggggcacaggctggctgcGGGGCAGAGGGGCCCCGGGCCCGGGGGCAGGCGCAGGCTGCCGCAGCTCCGCCAGCGCTGCGCGCCCACAGCcggggcaggcagcggcaggagcGGGCAGCGGGCGCCAGCCCGGGGCAGAGCGGCGCCAGGCGATGCTCACCGAGACCCTGATGGCCTTGGCCTGGCTGGCATACTTGAGCGTGCTGTAGGTGTCCTCGGAGGCCAGCGGCGAGGGGCTGAGCGCAGCCAGCATGAGGGTGCGGCAGTTGCCGCCCAGGCAGTCCTTCAGCAGGCGCGTCAGCTTGCTGTCCCGGTACGGGACGTGCCcgctcctgccctgtgccaagGCGCCCAGGCGCTGCTCAGCTGCCGGCCCTCGGGCCCCGGCCGCCAGCCCTGCCCGCGCTCGGCCCGCGGCACCTCCCGAGCACAGCCCGGCCCGGGCTGCCGCCCGCAGCGCCCCGCCGGGGCCAGCCCCCGGCCACAGCCTTACCCTGCCGCCCGCCAGCGCCGTCAGGACGTTGATCAGGGCCAGCAGCGAGCGGTTGATGCTGGCCCCCTCCCGCAGCCGCTCGCCCCTCGTCTTGGCCACCGAAGCTCGCTCCGAGCCCGCCAGGTCCACCAAGCTCAGCTTGGCCACTCGCACGGCCCCACCGAGCCCAGCGGCACAGTCCTGCTGCTTCACGCAcacctggcagggcagagggcaaagaggctgcagctgcaccagggagCCGGCGGCAAggggcacagccacccagcctgccctgccaccagcatcccagcccctgctgctgcaccctgcacatctcccctccctgcagcaccctcaagACCCCCAGGGCAAATCCTGCACAGGCCTTAGTGCCACTCAAGGGCtgggccctccccagcctgggctctgcagccaggaggcacagctggctgcaggatggGCACATCTCCTGCACCGCtaatggctggcagcaggaaccCAGCACCTGCTGACCAGTCCAGCCAGGACTCCACCCAGGCACCAGGGCtgcccctgccaaaagcagtgggcacaaacccagggcaggctggaagggCAACCAGAGCACTGCACTGTCCACACAGCTGTGAGGGCTCTGCTAAcgtgggcaagggctgggagcaaAACCCACTGCAGAGGGTgcaggggagcaaagggaaCTGGGGGGCAAAAGTCTGCAGAGCCCCCAGGACTATCGGCCCCAGCTCGGTGCCAGTGCAGGGGACAAGCCCTCTGTGGTACAGGGGCAAGCACAAGCAGGAGCTGTCACCAGCCCCTTGGAGCTTTTGGGGccacagacacctcccactcgaCTTGTggcacaccagcagcagcagccctggcacagcattgCTCCCTAGCCCCCTCTGGGCACAAGCCCAGGgcatgccccagcagcagcccgcACCTGGAAGACAGCGTGGGAGCGGGAGGAGCAGGCGTTGGCATCCGTGGGATGCTGCGTCCGGTTCCTGTTGCCgctcagcagcatctgcagcagctgctctgccgagctgggctggggagagcaggcagagggcaggcatCAGCGCAGCCCCAACGCGGGCACCCAGACAGCCGCGCACTGGGCAGCCACAGGGGCACGGCAGGAGGCCTCCCGCAGCTCCGCAGGGCTGCTCCCGCCTCGGGCTCGCCTTTGCTGCCAGCCACAGGGCACCCAGGGGGCAccccctgtgcccacagcccccccGACCCGCAGCGCTGCCTGGCACAAGCGGGGCAggcacagccttgcccagcccttgtgcctgcttccagacccacctggtgGAAGGACAGGCCCTGGaccacagctcccctgccaggctcctccCGGATGCTCAGAGGGCCCTTGGGCTCCAGCAGGTCATGGATCTGCTCGTTGTagacctgcagcagggagctccagctcagcctgaggcttgcttcccccaggggcagcagcacagcagctctggagcccaggGCCacgcccagcctgctgcccacccagcagcacctctgccacctcctgccagcaggcacagctcaaggtgccccaaaggcagagctcaggaggccttcagcagcaaggcactgagccactgctgctccacagccctggcagccaggcagcccTCACTGCCCTGTGGGCCACACCAAATGCCCCCAGCTCCAGATGgcacacaccagcagcagcagttcaccAAATGGCCTGGGGGAGCCTGCTTCCAGTCTAGGTCTGTCCTGGGccgctgggcacagctggcagcacaagGCTACCCCTGGCACTACGACCCCAAGCCCTCCAGGTGGTGCCTGGCAGCGGAGggcacacagctgggcacagcatacCTCCAGGTAGGAGACCAGGACCTCAT
This genomic window from Pogoniulus pusillus isolate bPogPus1 chromosome 32, bPogPus1.pri, whole genome shotgun sequence contains:
- the LOC135189377 gene encoding kinesin-like protein KIF18B isoform X4 — its product is MSAGGVAGGTFEAPAEEAAECALRTFEPGVVFLGVLQPVISRALLESLLCGAQGPCPEPAAVAAAAAMALVPPPGEGTVAVMVRVRPPAAGERAAQQPLLRVVDRNTLVFDPEGLGGASGPALPARGTKHPRKQQKFVFDRVFGEQARQEEVFQHATRDMVGSVLDGYNCSVFAYGATGAGKTFTMLGSEQSPGIIYLTMVELYKRLEAMKEERTYEVLVSYLEVYNEQIHDLLEPKGPLSIREEPGRGAVVQGLSFHQPSSAEQLLQMLLSGNRNRTQHPTDANACSSRSHAVFQVCVKQQDCAAGLGGAVRVAKLSLVDLAGSERASVAKTRGERLREGASINRSLLALINVLTALAGGRLKRNLLSVDCHVCGYTELCEQLRAEVAELRAKLRAYEDAARGSQSQVPVLLPAHSSGPSELPRAVAPAVSCPPQLQSLHEDGSFLAPEVASEEVQPQAQQEAAPRQEQVPAASTAAELSGASPAQRSQQGCDGQEPAESSVAVPGAPVISSPLPGWQHLAPLTSATLLALSPIKKRERSPEMPTSSQLASPCGLSPRVKRQRRCGQQAEAARAGQSLDSLCLPAAAPAPPGTLPASSCSSSLCPVTVTQSRVPLSQLAAQSGCALPQPSGPDLDVTHEVCRLPASASRPGPLGCSVLQAPAWEHSQSPLEKQDALSVPKAAAPIVSHDLNVTYEVCRVPASASSPEPLGCSVLEAPNSQSLLTKQDAPSVPKPSGRAGTTKAPCVPKLPLVCRASALKQKAQERAICPTLGGHRSRIPQLWSSRQRAAKASVCQPQSILQGL
- the LOC135189377 gene encoding kinesin-like protein KIF18B isoform X3 is translated as MSAGGVAGGTFEAPAEEAAECALRTFEPGVVFLGVLQPVISRALLESLLCGAQGPCPEPAAVAAAAAMALVPPPGEGTVAVMVRVRPPAAGERAAQQPLLRVVDRNTLVFDPEGLGGASGPALPARGTKHPRKQQKFVFDRVFGEQARQEEVFQHATRDMVGSVLDGYNCSVFAYGATGAGKTFTMLGSEQSPGIIYLTMVELYKRLEAMKEERTYEVLVSYLEVYNEQIHDLLEPKGPLSIREEPGRGAVVQGLSFHQPSSAEQLLQMLLSGNRNRTQHPTDANACSSRSHAVFQVCVKQQDCAAGLGGAVRVAKLSLVDLAGSERASVAKTRGERLREGASINRSLLALINVLTALAGGRGRSGHVPYRDSKLTRLLKDCLGGNCRTLMLAALSPSPLASEDTYSTLKYASQAKAIRVSLKRNLLSVDCHVCGYTELCEQLRAEVAELRAKLRAYEDAARGSQSQVPVLLPAHSSGPSELPRAVAPAVSCPPQLQSLHEDGSFLAPEVASEEVQPQAQQEAAPRQEQVPAASTAAELSGASPAQRSQQGCDGQEPAESSVAVPGAPVISSPLPGWQHLAPLTSATLLALSPIKKRERSPEMPTSSQLASPCGLSPRVKRQRRCGQQAEAARAGQSLDSLCLPAAAPAPPGTLPASSCSSSLCPVTVTQSRVPLSQLAAQSGCALPQPSGPDLDVTHEVCRLPASASRPGPLGCSVLQAPAWEHSQSPLEKQDALSVPKPSGRAGTTKAPCVPKLPLVCRASALKQKAQERAICPTLGGHRSRIPQLWSSRQRAAKASVCQPQSILQGL
- the LOC135189377 gene encoding kinesin-like protein KIF18B isoform X2, translated to MSAGGVAGGTFEAPAEEAAECALRTFEPGVVFLGVLQPVISRALLESLLCGAQGPCPEPAAVAAAAAMALVPPPGEGTVAVMVRVRPPAAGERAAQQPLLRVVDRNTLVFDPEGLGGASGPALPARGTKHPRKQQKFVFDRVFGEQARQEEVFQHATRDMVGSVLDGYNCSVFAYGATGAGKTFTMLGSEQSPGIIYLTMVELYKRLEAMKEERTYEVLVSYLEVYNEQIHDLLEPKGPLSIREEPGRGAVVQGLSFHQVCVKQQDCAAGLGGAVRVAKLSLVDLAGSERASVAKTRGERLREGASINRSLLALINVLTALAGGRGRSGHVPYRDSKLTRLLKDCLGGNCRTLMLAALSPSPLASEDTYSTLKYASQAKAIRVSLKRNLLSVDCHVCGYTELCEQLRAEVAELRAKLRAYEDAARGSQSQVPVLLPAHSSGPSELPRAVAPAVSCPPQLQSLHEDGSFLAPEVASEEVQPQAQQEAAPRQEQVPAASTAAELSGASPAQRSQQGCDGQEPAESSVAVPGAPVISSPLPGWQHLAPLTSATLLALSPIKKRERSPEMPTSSQLASPCGLSPRVKRQRRCGQQAEAARAGQSLDSLCLPAAAPAPPGTLPASSCSSSLCPVTVTQSRVPLSQLAAQSGCALPQPSGPDLDVTHEVCRLPASASRPGPLGCSVLQAPAWEHSQSPLEKQDALSVPKAAAPIVSHDLNVTYEVCRVPASASSPEPLGCSVLEAPNSQSLLTKQDAPSVPKPSGRAGTTKAPCVPKLPLVCRASALKQKAQERAICPTLGGHRSRIPQLWSSRQRAAKASVCQPQSILQGL
- the LOC135189377 gene encoding kinesin-like protein KIF18B isoform X1, whose amino-acid sequence is MSAGGVAGGTFEAPAEEAAECALRTFEPGVVFLGVLQPVISRALLESLLCGAQGPCPEPAAVAAAAAMALVPPPGEGTVAVMVRVRPPAAGERAAQQPLLRVVDRNTLVFDPEGLGGASGPALPARGTKHPRKQQKFVFDRVFGEQARQEEVFQHATRDMVGSVLDGYNCSVFAYGATGAGKTFTMLGSEQSPGIIYLTMVELYKRLEAMKEERTYEVLVSYLEVYNEQIHDLLEPKGPLSIREEPGRGAVVQGLSFHQPSSAEQLLQMLLSGNRNRTQHPTDANACSSRSHAVFQVCVKQQDCAAGLGGAVRVAKLSLVDLAGSERASVAKTRGERLREGASINRSLLALINVLTALAGGRGRSGHVPYRDSKLTRLLKDCLGGNCRTLMLAALSPSPLASEDTYSTLKYASQAKAIRVSLKRNLLSVDCHVCGYTELCEQLRAEVAELRAKLRAYEDAARGSQSQVPVLLPAHSSGPSELPRAVAPAVSCPPQLQSLHEDGSFLAPEVASEEVQPQAQQEAAPRQEQVPAASTAAELSGASPAQRSQQGCDGQEPAESSVAVPGAPVISSPLPGWQHLAPLTSATLLALSPIKKRERSPEMPTSSQLASPCGLSPRVKRQRRCGQQAEAARAGQSLDSLCLPAAAPAPPGTLPASSCSSSLCPVTVTQSRVPLSQLAAQSGCALPQPSGPDLDVTHEVCRLPASASRPGPLGCSVLQAPAWEHSQSPLEKQDALSVPKAAAPIVSHDLNVTYEVCRVPASASSPEPLGCSVLEAPNSQSLLTKQDAPSVPKPSGRAGTTKAPCVPKLPLVCRASALKQKAQERAICPTLGGHRSRIPQLWSSRQRAAKASVCQPQSILQGL